Below is a window of Gemmatimonadota bacterium DNA.
GGCGACGGCCGTGATCGTGCACGCGAGTCCCGCGGCCGGCATACTCGACTTTGCCGAGCGCAACGCGGTGGACCTGATCGCTATGGCAACGCACGGCCGGGGCGGCGTCTCCCGCATCATGCTGGGCAGCGTAGCGGACAAGGTGCTGCGCGGCGCGCGTGCGCCCGTCCTGCTCTACCGGCCGCCGGTCCGGCTGCACGGCGCCGGCGCTGCGCGCGGGCGGCTTGCCGTTGCGCGCCGCGGGCGCAGCGCCCCTCGCGCCCCGGTCAGCGGGCATCCCCTCCGGTCCTGATCCCGTTGGCGGCCGTGCCGCGATCAGTGGCGCACGTGCTCAGGCCCAGCAACCTCCCCCTTTGCCGACCAACACCGCTGTCATCCCGAGGGTAAGCCGCGGCACCGCGGCTTCCCGGCGCTCCCTCACACCTCCATGATCAGCCGCACATCCGGATCGATCTGCGCGGCGGCGCTCCGCCGTGTGAGCCAGGAGCCGGTAAAGAACACCAGCAGCGAGAGTACCAGCGCGCCGCCCGATACCGTTACGCCTGCCGGAAAGCTGTACACGTGGAAGTAGGCCAGGCCCTCGAACGCCAGGGTGAAGAGCAACCCGGTGGCGATGGAGGCAATCGCGCCGGCACGCGTTGCCCCCGCCCAGTTCAGCCCGATCGCCAGTGCGGGCACGAGTGTCGACGCGAACAGTCCCCAGCCGAAGATCCCGAGGAACGCCACCAGGGTCCCCGGCAGTTGCGCCAGTAGCGCCGCAGCCAGGGAGATCCCGACCGTGCCGGCGCGCCCCCAGAGCAGCTCGTTGTGCAGCCGCCGGCCGAAGGCCACCGGCAGATCGTGGGTGACGGCGGCCGCGGCAATGTTCATGAACGAGTTGACCGTGCTCATGATGGCCGCCGCCACGCCGGCGAAGACCAGGCCGGCCAGCAGCAGCGGGGTGAAGCGGAGCAGGAGGGTGGGCGTGGCCAGATCCGGATGGCTGAGGGGCGGTATCGCCTCCCCGATCACCAGCGCCTTGGCCGCAACGCCGACGCCGAAGTAGAGGAGCAGCGTCAGCATCAGGGCCAGCGTCATGAGCAGCGGGTACCAGCGCAGCCGCATCGGGTCTCGCAGCATGTAGAACTTGTGCAGCACCTGCGGCTGGCCCAGTGCCCCCAGCCCGAACACGAAGTAGAAGGAGAGTGCGGCCATGGGCGAGAGCTTCCCCCACGGCGCCATGGACGCCGGCTCCGCATGCAGAATGCTCCGGGAGATGTTGGCCAGCCCGCCGCCCGCGTCCAGCGCAAAAAGGAAGACCAGCACCGAGGCCAGGGCCATGAGGCTCCCCTGGAAGACGTCCGTGTACACGCCCGCCAGGATGCCGCCCGACGCGGAGTAGGCCAGCACAATCGCCATGCCCAGCCAGATGCCCCAGCCCAACCCCACTCCGAATATGGCGTCAATGACCACGCCGAGCGCCAGCAGGTTGGTCGCCATGTAGCCTACGACGGCGACCAGGATCGCAGTCGCCGAGAGCCCCTGCGCCAGTCGCGAGCGGTAGCGCGCGCCCACCGCGTCCGGCACGGTGATCAGCCCGCGCACCTCGCCCAGCAGCCGCAGCCGCTTGGCCAGCAGCCACGCCGTCATGGTGCTCGTGATGGGTGCGGGAAGGATAATGAACAGCGCGCCCAGCCCGACAGCATAGAGGAGCCCCGGCCCGCCCACGAAGGCGAAGCCGGACAGGGTCGAGGCCATGGCGGCAAGCGAGAGCGTGATCAGCCCGATGCCGCGCCCCGCGACAAAGAAGTCACTGGCCGTGCGCGTCCGCCGCAGCGCCCAGGCGCCGATCGCCGCCACGGCCGCGAAGTAGAGCAGCGCGATCGCCACCACGGCCGGCTGCGCCAGCCGCGGCAGCGGCACGGCCTGAAGCAGCGGCACCACTCTAAGGCTTGAACGCCCGCATCACCATGGCGAGCGCGCCAAACGACGCCGCGACCTTGCGTGTCTCGGGATTGGCACCGCCGTTCCTGACCAGCCGCAGCGCCGCTGCGTAGAGCTCCGGCAGCAGCGCCACGACCTCGCGCTCGAACCAGGTGTGCCCTTCGGCGGTATGGGCCGCCATCACGAAAGATCCTTTGGAAACTGGCTGGGCAGCCTCGCTGCGGATGGAGGCAGCCAGCCTACACTAGTGTGCGCGGCCCCGCCTGGGAATAGCCGCGCCTGACGGACTCGCGCGAACGCGCCCGCGCAGCTAATCTTC
It encodes the following:
- a CDS encoding universal stress protein, encoding ATAVIVHASPAAGILDFAERNAVDLIAMATHGRGGVSRIMLGSVADKVLRGARAPVLLYRPPVRLHGAGAARGRLAVARRGRSAPRAPVSGHPLRS
- a CDS encoding sodium/proline symporter, which encodes MPLLQAVPLPRLAQPAVVAIALLYFAAVAAIGAWALRRTRTASDFFVAGRGIGLITLSLAAMASTLSGFAFVGGPGLLYAVGLGALFIILPAPITSTMTAWLLAKRLRLLGEVRGLITVPDAVGARYRSRLAQGLSATAILVAVVGYMATNLLALGVVIDAIFGVGLGWGIWLGMAIVLAYSASGGILAGVYTDVFQGSLMALASVLVFLFALDAGGGLANISRSILHAEPASMAPWGKLSPMAALSFYFVFGLGALGQPQVLHKFYMLRDPMRLRWYPLLMTLALMLTLLLYFGVGVAAKALVIGEAIPPLSHPDLATPTLLLRFTPLLLAGLVFAGVAAAIMSTVNSFMNIAAAAVTHDLPVAFGRRLHNELLWGRAGTVGISLAAALLAQLPGTLVAFLGIFGWGLFASTLVPALAIGLNWAGATRAGAIASIATGLLFTLAFEGLAYFHVYSFPAGVTVSGGALVLSLLVFFTGSWLTRRSAAAQIDPDVRLIMEV